A region of the Acidimicrobiia bacterium genome:
GCATACGGGCACTGCTTTACCTCGCTCATCGGTATCCCGAGTTAGGCAAGGCCGCTGAGATTGGTGCTGAGATGGATATCCCCGTAGGTTTCCTTCATCAAGTGCTCCAAGAACTGCAACGCTCTAGACTGGTGAGCTCTAGACCGGGAAGAGGCGGTGGCTACGCACTTTCCAAGCCCCCCGAAGCCATTACCATTAGAAGCATAATCGAAGCGCTAGAAGGCCCACTCGAGACACAGGAATGCGCTCTGAGAGGAGGTCCGTGCCATTGGATCAATGTCTGCGCTCTCCACTGGGTGTGGTCCGGCGCCCAGCACGCTTTCATCAAGGCACTGGACTCAGCCACCCTCGCACAGGTAGCAGACGATGACCGAGCATTACTGAACAGGAAAAAAACGGCGCCTCCGGACAGCCATCGGAAAGCCCAATCCCAGAAGAGACCCCATTCCAACAATCGTACACAAGCTGAGACGCCGCGGCGGGATCCTCGCTGACGCTATCCTCGGTCCACTTGTAAAGACTGCTACCGCTTTTCTCAGCTTGTCTCAGCTAGTGAAAGGGTGGTATGGCTCGAGTAGCTCTACCTCGACTGGTGACGCCTCTTCTTTGAACCTACGGCCGTCCTCGGCCTTACCTACGCCCTCCACAAACCCATAATGCATCGGCACCGCAATCTGGGGTTTTATAACTTTCACAAGCCCCGAAGCTTCGCTCACATCCATGCAGTAAGTTCCGCCGATCGGCACAAAAGCCACATGACACGAGAGCTTTTCGAGCTCCGGTAAGTGGTCTGTGTCACCAGCGTGGTAGTAAGTGTACCCGTCGAGCTCGAGGAGATATCCCACCCAGTTGTTGGCTTTCGGATGGTAGTCCAAACGTCCCTCCACAACGTTGTAAGCAGGGACCGCCTCGTAGGTTATTCCTGCAGCCTCCCCTTTATCCCCGGGAGCTATCGGAATTACCCTCCCCGACAACTCCCGGGCAACGTCCCGTGGGGCGACGATAACCGTACTCGACCGCTGCACCTTCTCGATGTCTTTTCTGGAAAAGTGGTCGAAGTGTGCATGCGTGATGAATATCGCGTCCGCTTCGGCATCGCCCTCCGGTATATCCCATGGATCGATATAGATGGTCTTTCCGGCGCCTTGCCACTTGTAGGAGGATTGTTTGTACCACCTGAACTTTTCGAGCATTCCCTCACCTCCTACTCTCGGTAATTTCTCCCATCTCGCCGATCGGGTCGTTTGGCCTTTGAACTTTGCGCGTTCCTCACTCGCCTGCAACTCTTCCGCCGGGCTAAGCGGCGTCAGTGTACCCAGCAACTGGATGTCGCGCACCCATCAGCACAGGCTAGGCGAATACGTCAATATCCTACAGAACCACAAAAGCACAAACATGACCCTGCGCATAGTCGACAGTTATGAGGTGGACTGGCTTATTTAGCCATACAAAGAGCATCCCCGCCGTTTGCCGATACCGAAACAAACTGGAAAGAGAGCACTAAGGAGAGAGCGATGGCGAACCTAGGCACCTTTGACGAAGGCAGCGTGCTCTACGAGCACAGGGGTCCGATCACGGTCATCACTATTTCTAGACCCGAGGTGCGAAACGCTGTCGATGAACCTACTGCTGCAGCGCTTTTCCGAGCCTTCGAGCTGTTTGAGGATGACGATGACGCTCGAGTGGCAGTACTCACAGGTGCCGGGGAGACGTTTTGTGCCGGTGCCGATCTTCGTGCACTGAGTCAGGGAAGGGAGAACCGAGTTCGAGACGATGGCCCTGGTCCAATGGGGCCTACCAGAATGGTCCTGGCCAAGCCAGTAATAGCGGCAGTCGAAGGCTACGCTGTTGCCGGAGGAATGGAGCTCGCTCTGTGGTGCGATCTACGAGTCGCGGCCCGCAACGCAGTGTTTGGGGTCTTCAATCGGCGTTGGGGCGTGCCCCTTGTCGATGGTGGGACTTTTAGGCTCCCTCGGATCGTAGGGATGGGAAGAGCTATGGAGCTGATATTGACCGGACGCCCGATGAGCGCCGAAGAGGCCTACCAAGCCGGGCTAGTGAACGCTGTCACTGAACCGGGACAGGCGCTCGACGCAGCAGTGCAATTGGCAACCCGGATCGCCCGCTTCCCTCAGACTACTCTCAACTGCGATCGCCTGGCAGCTTACGAAGCCAGCATGCTCC
Encoded here:
- a CDS encoding Zn-dependent hydrolase, whose amino-acid sequence is MRDIQLLGTLTPLSPAEELQASEERAKFKGQTTRSARWEKLPRVGGEGMLEKFRWYKQSSYKWQGAGKTIYIDPWDIPEGDAEADAIFITHAHFDHFSRKDIEKVQRSSTVIVAPRDVARELSGRVIPIAPGDKGEAAGITYEAVPAYNVVEGRLDYHPKANNWVGYLLELDGYTYYHAGDTDHLPELEKLSCHVAFVPIGGTYCMDVSEASGLVKVIKPQIAVPMHYGFVEGVGKAEDGRRFKEEASPVEVELLEPYHPFTS
- a CDS encoding crotonase/enoyl-CoA hydratase family protein, whose translation is MANLGTFDEGSVLYEHRGPITVITISRPEVRNAVDEPTAAALFRAFELFEDDDDARVAVLTGAGETFCAGADLRALSQGRENRVRDDGPGPMGPTRMVLAKPVIAAVEGYAVAGGMELALWCDLRVAARNAVFGVFNRRWGVPLVDGGTFRLPRIVGMGRAMELILTGRPMSAEEAYQAGLVNAVTEPGQALDAAVQLATRIARFPQTTLNCDRLAAYEASMLPTEDAIRVESRWGMKALASGEALEGARRFARGAGRHGNFEDI